From a region of the Spirochaetaceae bacterium genome:
- the rplL gene encoding 50S ribosomal protein L7/L12 gives MTKDDIIEAIAKMTVLEASELVKAMEEKFGVSAAAPVMMAGAGAAVAVEEKTEFDVILKDFGAKKIDVIKAVREITGLGLGEAKALVEEGGRAVKEGVSKEEAEKVKEKLTAAGATVELK, from the coding sequence ATGACAAAAGATGACATTATTGAAGCAATCGCTAAAATGACGGTGTTAGAAGCTAGCGAGTTAGTAAAAGCTATGGAAGAAAAATTTGGTGTTAGTGCCGCTGCCCCTGTAATGATGGCCGGTGCCGGAGCCGCTGTTGCAGTGGAAGAAAAAACCGAATTTGATGTTATTCTTAAAGATTTTGGTGCTAAAAAGATTGATGTTATTAAAGCTGTGCGTGAAATAACCGGGCTTGGTTTAGGCGAAGCTAAGGCTTTAGTTGAAGAAGGTGGGCGTGCCGTAAAAGAAGGCGTTAGCAAGGAAGAAGCCGAAAAGGTTAAGGAAAAACTTACTGCTGCCGGTGCAACTGTCGAATTAAAATAA